cccatgacctttgcaatgCTCTGAGACACGCAATGGTTTACCACAATTTAGGAAATGGTAATTTTTCTACACACCTTCCCCACATGGGTGTACAAAAATGCTCCCAAGTATAGACATCTATAAATTAGGTAAGTTTATGGACTATTTTTGAagtttattattaatgtttgttaataataataagggGATATTTATTATGAATGCAGTACATTACTCAAAACACATTCAACCGCCAAAAGCAAATTGTTATTACTGATGATTGTGTCCATAGCTGGATCTTGGGTGGTGATGAGGTGGGTCATCGATGTGGCAGTGACTTTTCACGCTGTGTTCTCTGCAAAACACTCATTGCAGAGCATTTTTGTATGCTAATTAAAAGATGtgcaaaaattattatttaaaataatacaaatcttaaagtgcacctatttcattggttaaaaacaatgttatttggtatatttggtataataatgTGTtagcgtggtttatggttaaaaaacacataccgaaattattttccacataccgtacatttttgtaactcCAGATAGCAGCTTTTCTAAAActcactgattttgtacaaaattcattgatttgaaaagcgctgattggccagctaatctgtacattgtgattgccCTGAATACCTCTATCGTCACAGAAAtgtgaagctccttaccatgtttaaaggattcggtcacaatgcaatgctgacaggagttaacttacaggctgtgagtccaagagggaggaattatgataagaggcttgtttgagatgagtAAATTCTGCACAGAATCGATCACGTGATCGCCCCGAGATGCATTCCGGTTAGAAAAGTGTCTGAGTTATATCTGACTCGCTTTGATGTCACGCTGATGTGTGCCAAAAAACGGGCTCATTGGATTCTGCAGCCGGGGACAGGTGCTCTCCACTGACTGCGTTGACGAAAAGCACGATGGGAAAAGACTTGCTGACGACACAGCTTAATGCTCATTGCCTGGGGATGTCTGATGACTTCTTAATTCTAAAAACTCCACTTCCTTtagtagtttttatattttttcaacttGTTCTTGACttatgacatttatattttaataacttttgtattggtgttgaattatttgtactgtgagctgtttatatttcacacaaGAGAAAAGAATTTGTATTACCGCTAGACTCAGATTTATacatcacaacattaagtatccTTTTCCAGTAATGAACAGTTCACCTTCGTTGATTCCCcttataaacattttaatgtaaatgcatttattggtatttaagtTGCATCTACTCTCACAGTGAAGAAAAGTGGGCCGCATTGGGCTTCTTCtgaatttttttgcataacaaaAAGTACAGAGTTTAACTTTGTCTTTAGATTTTCACCTATGCATTTTCCACTTACCAAACCATTTTTAAAACACCATTGGCATTGTCCTGAATGTAAAAAGTATAAACATGACAGCAAACTGTTACCATATCATGCATGCATTCATTCATATGTTAATAACTGATTATTTGAATAGTTGCATAACACAGAGATGTAATTTAGAATGCTAGTGTCTCTTAAATGAGTATGAATTCAATAGGTGATGGTTTTATGTCCATTTTGTTGGAGAAAGAATGTAAAGATTTGTTCTTTAGTAAGCCAATTTGCAAAGCCATGCTGTTTCCTTaaggttttttattttaaggtaCGTCGTCTTCTTTTCAGCTTTAACACTGAGGTCGGCCATAAAAGATTTCTGTTAGTTGTTCGAGCTCCCTTATCTGTTTGAACTGTGCATTTCTGTGTGTCAACCAAAATCCAGTCCAATGTATAATTGGGGAGGGGTCTGGAATGCTTTGTTGTACGCTGTTCACTACAATACGTACTGCACTTACACTATGTTTTACACAAATAATCCTGCATTGATCCTGTATCATACTGCATTTTTATAGCCTTTTGGACCTATAGGGACATACACGATGAATTACTCGGAGAATAAGAGTTTACATCATTgttctgtttatttttacaattttgtgGATAATAATGGTTGTTTTATATATACTGCTTTTTATCCTAAAAGTTACATTATGCACAATAAAACAATTCACTGCCCAGGCCAGAATACCCAAGCAAACCCAGGCAGGAACAAAGCTATGAGGATGGAAGAGAAAAGATTCACTCCGTTGTTATCCAGAATGGGTTTCCCACTTATTCGTTTGACATTAGGTGACTCATAACTCACAACTTTCCCAATGGTTTCGTCGTATCCTTGAATGGGGGGAATTAAAAaagatatattatttataatattttaaataatactgCAAGAAAACtgcatatacattttcaataatcAGCATAGTTCAACAGAATTAGATATAAAAGGGTTTTTTACATGATTCTTTGAAATACTTTTATGGTCAAATATTTATACCTAATGACTGCTAATCTGTATAGTTAACTGGTGACCTATGTACCCATGTACTATGCTTCTTCTTCCcatcataaaacaaaaattgtAATTTCCATACATTTATTGCTATAtccacttaaaggtgcaatgtgtaaattGTAGCTACATCAAGTGGTGAGGTTGAGAATTGATTGTAagaattgttttttgttttgttttaactgtagtaaaaccatggttaattttcgtaaggtgCGCCAATGCTTGGTGCTGGGCCTGACCAAAGGGAAATCTCAATATACACTAGTATTTACAGTGAACACTTCATCAAAGGTAACCTCACATAAACACTGGATATATTCATTGTACTTTTAGCCATAATTCATACCAACTACAGTGATTAGTTACACATGTATTAAACATGTGTTCAGAATGAACTTTGTTATTCattaatatgatttaatatattatattacaataCAAAGTAATATATAATAGTAATTTTGGAGGTCTGGCTGAAATTGTTTTTAGTGACTAGAAAATAcgaatttaaaggattagtccaattttttaaaatccagataatttactcaccacaatgtcatccaaaatgttaacgtctttctttgttcagtcgagaagaaattatgttttttgaggaaaaaatttcaggattttttattattttaatggactttaatggaccccaaagcttaacacttaactcaacacttaacagtttttttaaaggactctaaacgatcctaaacgaggcataagggtcttatctagtgaaacaattgtcattttttaatatatttgtcaaattaaatatatgcactttaaaccacaacttctcatctatctccggtcatgtgatgcgccagcgcaacctcacataatggcgtaatgacgtggaaaggtcacgtgttacatatatataacgcacatttgcggaccattttaaacaataaactgacacaaagacattaattagtatcttTCGACAttcaacaacgtcggaacggtcctctttcaacacacttgtaaacactgaagtgtagtttcgcatacatcaaCTGTGAGCTCTTGACacgatgacgtattgcgtgaggtcgcgctggtgcgtcacaggaccggagatagacgagaagttgtgctttaaaagtgcatttttttttttcttgtcaaacatgacaatcgtttcgctagataagacccttatgcttcgtttgggatagtttagagtcctttgagaCGCCGTTAaagaaaactgttaagtgttgagttgagttaagtgttaagctttggggtccattaaagtccattaaaatgagaaaaatcatgcCATGTTTTCCTcataaacataatttcttttcgactgaacaaagaaaaacatttctgttAAGAGGTGATTTAAATATTCGTGGCTTGAAACAGGTGGGTCAAGTGACTGGAAACTAATAGATAGATGCTCCTAATAgttacatactgcacctttaagacataagtgtaatttattttcttcataacattaaaagattttttattaCTGCTGCgttaaaatgcaaatatatatatatatatatatatatatatatatatatatatatatatatgtatatatatatataaaatggaCAATTAAGTGGACAACAAATACAAATTACAGTTTAAATTTGTTCGATATACACATTTATCTTTCTAATACAACATAAAGAGTCCTTACCTGAAAACTGCATGGTTGCCCCAAGGAATGAATCCAGCAGTGATCCAAGCAGACCTGCTATAGCTCCATACAAGATTATTGGCCACTGTGAAACTGCCAAATGCAACTCTTTAACCAATAGCACCTGGGTAAAGTAATATGCTCCACCCACCGCAGCTCCACCTAATAAACTAGCAACTAGACCAACAGCAGTCACTCCTCCATTGGTACCTATAATTCATAAAGAATTTTAAATGAGACTTAGAAACTTGTGAAATATCAATTTAACAATGTTCAATTACTCCATTATTAAAGTTTTTCCTTGAAACTGTGCTTTCCTGAAAGTTGTAAAGAATACATTGTATCTTCCCTGTGACAATATTTATAGATAAAACAATGTTTAGTTTTTGAGCTGGTTGTGACACTTTGCACACAAAGGTCTGCTAACATGTCTATTGTTTAAGTACATTTAACCCTATGCATCTGGTCAACTTTTCATTGGCAAACATTTCATTGgtatacataaaaaaatttgCTAGACTCACTGAGCTGCATGGTTATGGTGAAATGCTTTTAATTTAATCCAGTGTGGCAGGTGAATaatttgaaatgtttatttgtgGTGCTGCTGTAAATGACTTTATAAACAaccacatttttattaaaaacttgttttctgTGGCAAGTGAGCAGCATCTGTGGTATGAGCCTATGTAACATTCAACTTATTGCCATGTACCTGTTGGGACGTCTCTCCAGGTGGTAATGAGCCTGGGTGTGCTTTTACTAAGCACAGGACCCACCTCTGAAGCCCAGGTGTCCCCTGTGCTGCAAGCAAGGGCTCCCAATAGTGATAAGCACATCCAGGAAGCAGAATACTGCTTGCCAAAGTCTACAGGTATCTCACCAGGGCCAGCTTCAATCATATAGAGTAGAGCTAGTTCTGTAGGCACTCCaccattacacaatacttgcaCCCAGTTCCTTTGGCCGCCTAGAGATGTCAAAAAGACCAAGCAGATGTCATCATTACTCATTCATGATAATTGAATTATTTGTTATAGGGGCAGATGTAAGCACTTCACACATCACTGACCTACTTACATTATTCACACACTGACATACAAACACATACTCAACACACTTTATACTGGGAACCATATGGGaccagggaacaacttctgagtTTAAAGCCTAAAAAAGTGCATCTATCCTTCACAGAcataatccacacggctccggTGTGTTAATATGTATGCATACTAACCTTCTTTGTATTCAGGGTCGATTTGTTTTTTGATTTCCCCCTTCCATTTTGTTAGTTTGCTGGATGTCACAAAAAAGGTTAACAAAGTTGTGAAAAAGCTCATGTTGGCCATAGTGAGAATGAAGCCAACCAGCATTGCTGCAAAAAGAATGAAgatttatttacaatttttcATAACTTCAAAGTTTAACTGTCGTACAAAAACAGAAGCACAACACTAACACTTAAACAAGGAACATAATAAATGCAAGAGTATAAATCACTGGTCAACCGATATGGTTTTTTTTAATGGCCGATGCTGATATTAAAAAAGTTGTATGGCCgagtaaataaaaacaaacagaaaattgttgaaactacataaacatctgttatacataacatttataaatatacccttTTAAATTACTTAggggttagttcaccccaaaatgaattTCCTCATAAATCACTTACGCCTGTGTTTTCTTACCTACCAAGTCCTCCCAATTGTgctcagaacacattttaagatatttttgatgaaaaccgtGAGGCATATGACTGTCCCATAGACTTCAGTTTGTTTTATAATTCTTTTTCCAGAAAACAATGAAAGGAATTGCCATCAGTAGTTTAATACTTAATGAAGTGACTACAACACTTTTGTgcacaaagaaataaaaaccaACAATTTTATACATCAATTTGTTCTCAATTGGAGGACTTGGTGGTTTAGAACGACACACTTTAATCCATTATACTGTATAACACTTGCATTTTATGGGAGCGGGCCCTACAGTAATAGGattttgggtaacactttagaaTACTGTATCTTGTATAACTAATAAGGAATTACTGCAGAATTAATCGTTAGTTCTTCATTAACACTCAAGTCACTACTATTAACTACTAAGGAATATGTGTAAATTAATCAGTATGTCATAGCggttttttaattatgttaagtAACTATTACGTAATCAGTAACTAATCAATTTAGTCATGCGATTAAGTAACTACTAATTCCGCTTCAGGAGGAATAACTATTAAGTAACTATTAATGAACTGTGATGCTCAGTATCAGGTTATGGCCTGTCTTCTTCTTTACTACTAATGTTAGTTGATTTACTTAGATGGAGCCATGACCTGCCAATACCTCAGGTATGTTTATGgccttatatatatattttgtgtgtCTGTTTTTACTCAAGATATTTCACATCACTATTATAAAGTGATGACAAAGAATTCTGTATTTAAGGCAATGATCAAATAATTACTTTGAACCCATTAATAATTAATGTAGAATTACCACATCATTATCAAGGAATTACTAAGAACCTGGAacagtattctaaagtgaaaACAATGGGAACCCATTGACAATTAAGAATGACCACATAATTCTCAAATAATTACTTCAAACCCACTATTAATTAATAAAGTAATTATTTGAGAGTTATGTGGTAATTCTACAATAATTATCAATGGGTTCCCATTGTTTTCACTTAAGAATACTGTTCCAGTTTCTTAGTAATTCCTTGATAATGATGTGTTAATTCTTTAATAATTATCAATGGGTTCAAAGTAATTATTTGAGAATGATGTGGTATTTCTTTAATAATTGTCAATGGGTTCAAAGTAATTCTTTGAGAATGATGTGGCAATTCTTGCCACGGCATTTGTCATCACTTTATATTAGTGATGTGAAATATCTtgattaaaaacacacacaaaatatatatatggcCATAAACATAGGCTACCTGAGGTATTGGCAGGTCAAGCGCCATCCACGGAAATGGTCGAGCACAAGGAAAAACAAGAGGAATtcacaattatttttaaaaaacataacgttaaatgaataaacatttattgCAGCTTTGAGACGCAACTTTCTTGTACTTTTACAGCTCATTAATGTGGTATCTACAGTGTTTGGTTTAAGTGTCGACAGCGCATTGTTAAAATGCGAGAGCGATTCACCTCTCCGCTGACAGTTGGTAACCCTCAGTCCCATCTCTCTTACAAAGTGGGAGATATTACAAAACTCACCGATATTACATGTGTGCGCGCAAACTTTAACCTGAATGTGATCAGTATAGTAGGCATAAATCTAAGTAAATCAACTTACATTAGTAGTAAAAAAGAAGACAAGCCATAACCTGATACTGAGCATCACAGTTCATTAATAGTTACTTAATAGTTATTCCTCCTGAAGCGGAATTAGTAGTTACTTAATCGTAGTTCTTCAGGAGGCATGACTGAATTGATTAGTTGCTGATTAACTAATAGTTacttaacataattaaaaaccGCTATGACATACTGATTAGTTAACACATATTCCGTAGTAGTTAATAATAGTGACTTGAGTGTTAATGAAGAACTAACGATTAATTCTGCAGTAATTCCTTAGCTATactattataaaattattagttatacagtaaataagatACAGTATTCTAAAGTGTTACCGGATTTTGTTTTTATCTCCCTCTTTTGTCCTCGAAACTCAAGGACAACGAGactaacagacccagttcctgctgctgtGAAGCGCTATAAACCACAGATTTACTGGCCTCCCATCATCGTGATGCCCAGCCGGTGTCTGACCCTTTAtctcttttaaataaatttaacttTTAAATGATTATTAAATTATTGAGGCTGACATTATCTTAACTTAGAATTACGTTACGTTACATATAAATTGGATTATTAATCCGCTCACTAGTATGGATTCATTTTAGCCACTGTACATTGCTACTTTGTTGTcctatgatttttttttttttatgtaaagctgctttggaacaattTGATAAttgctacataaataaaattggATTGAATAagaattatacatttaaaacactgCTTTGAAGCAGGGGCAAATCTGGGTGGGCCATAGCTTGCGTAAATTGACAGCTTGTCCACCCAGTTAGATCCATGGAAATACATTATGCTTAACCCAATTAGACCGCGAGTGTTGGCGCGGACATATGCTACCAAGTTTTATTCATTTGACCATTACTCTTTAACCATTTGCGCTATCAAAAAAAGGATAATGTAACTATACATGtgaattcaaaataaataatactgtGCTAGTGATTTTTGAagattttaatgcaaaaagcTTATTCTGTGCCTTAAATATCTGTGATGAGTGCAGATGTGACATTAAAAGGAAACCTGCAGATGATTTTAAAGACATCAAAATATGCACCTCACCTCCTATAGCACCACCATGATCAAGACTCTTTCGTCTGAAGGCTCTGAAGGTGATCATAAGAGGGATGAGGACTGAAAACAGCCATCGCCATGGTGATACAGGCTGCAATGTACCTGCATCAAAGCATTTAAGATATAATACATTAGAGTACGGTTCTATCACAAAAATGGACATACaactatttttacatttttattacagATATTCACTTAtcacttttatttaaagtgacttgcaagttcataaaataaacaagattACCTGCCAAAGTAATATGTTAAATATAgaaagtttttatttatgtgtgtgttcatAAGATATAGTACATAATGTTTATTGTCACATTTATTGCTACCATGGAGAGCTTCaaactaaattatttaataatattatttttataaaaatcataCAACCACAATCAATTATTGACTATTGTATCAATCAATCTGActgaaacaaacaaagaaacagaaaacacaaaaagtgtCTCACCATAGTAAGTGCTGGCAGTTATGGACAGAATCCAGAATGACAAAGAAATTGCCAGTGTAAAACACAGCACAATCATGTACGCCATCATCCGGATGTAATCTTTAATGTACATACCATCTTCAAAATGCATTATCCTTGACTGTAAATCTACGAGAAACAGAAAATCAGAACAAGGATGTTTGGAGACTAAACTGTCAGAAGTATTTAGACTGTTAAAATAgtagttattgttttttttttagtttacaataaaaacaataactaGAGTGACCGAAGGTTCATGTGGTGACGTTTGAAAAATCTGAGTTCATTAACCGTGAAAATGAAATTATAACCAACAACCTGAAACGATCCTTGCAAAAATGCCTGTTCCCGATATTGTCCATGTTTTCTTACGTTCAGCCActttaacaatttacaaaataaaaatgagcACAACCAGAGACAGCACTACTCAGAATATTACAGTAATTCTGCACGGATCGGTTTTGACAGACTTCCTGTTCAGTCCAGCCAAAGAACGTATACTGACAAGAAGCGAGACTCAATAGAAAGTCTCATTGCAATACCAGGGCCCAGCAGCAGACCTATGCCTCCGCCATTTTGGGGTGAAAGTCCAGTACTGACGCTATGTGACATTATCAGctgatttgttaaaaatataaacatacattaaAGCTGAAATCCAACCTGAATGTTGACATTGACAACACAGAATACCGAGTGGGTGATCATCAAATccttttaacagtttattttacAGACTTTGTGACttccatatttttttcttcacaaaaccaggtgaaaaaaaattctattaaaaatatactttaaaaaagtgtacTAAGTATATTTTCTAGATTTTGTACTATTTTCGTCAAATCCAAGTATAGTTAAGTGTACTCAATTATGTATTAACTTCAACTTAACACCTATTTGATTACACTTCAAGTGTAAATAGTATGCTAAAATggaacaactttttttaaacttcaagTGCACTAAAGTACACTCCTGAAAATCAAGATTCATGAGTAATTAAGCACACTTAGAGTACAATTGCATTGTATTGCCATTTTAATGGAAATACACTTAAAGCACCATTGCAGCACCAATTATAGTTGTGTTTAAGTGCATTTTGTGCATACTGCTATCATACTTATAATTACTATAAACTATGTTAATTTAGTATGCCTCTGTAATATTTCAAGTGCTCTACAAATGCACTTCCTCACTATTTTTAGTGCTTTTAAAGTGTCC
The sequence above is a segment of the Misgurnus anguillicaudatus chromosome 1, ASM2758022v2, whole genome shotgun sequence genome. Coding sequences within it:
- the tmem19 gene encoding transmembrane protein 19, which translates into the protein MHFEDGMYIKDYIRMMAYMIVLCFTLAISLSFWILSITASTYYGTLQPVSPWRWLFSVLIPLMITFRAFRRKSLDHGGAIGAMLVGFILTMANMSFFTTLLTFFVTSSKLTKWKGEIKKQIDPEYKEGGQRNWVQVLCNGGVPTELALLYMIEAGPGEIPVDFGKQYSASWMCLSLLGALACSTGDTWASEVGPVLSKSTPRLITTWRDVPTGTNGGVTAVGLVASLLGGAAVGGAYYFTQVLLVKELHLAVSQWPIILYGAIAGLLGSLLDSFLGATMQFSGYDETIGKVVSYESPNVKRISGKPILDNNGVNLFSSILIALFLPGFAWVFWPGQ